In one Candidatus Micrarchaeota archaeon genomic region, the following are encoded:
- the ftsZ gene encoding cell division protein FtsZ translates to MSILESALNQQASTDSIFRAKISVCGIGGGGSNTVQRMSKLNIVGADLVAINTDGKHLNTLNPSVKRVLIGGTLTRGLGAGGFPEMGAKAAEYSKGEIERVIGGSNLLFITAGMGGGTGTGAAPVVAGIAKEGGSLVVGIVTYPFALERVRLRTAKKGIEELSRNCDTLIVIDNQKLVEVYKNLAIDQAFKVADEVASRAVKGITETINRPGLVNIDFADIRTIMRNGGLAMISIGEGRGPGRVDEVVQSTLRNKLLDVDYEGTTGIMIYIVGGDDLTLGEVNQIAAKLSENSAPNANVIWGARIEPEYNGRVEVIAIFTGVKSPQILSGAESAKESADDFGLGGI, encoded by the coding sequence ATGAGCATCTTGGAAAGCGCACTCAACCAGCAGGCTTCAACCGATAGTATTTTCAGGGCGAAGATATCCGTTTGCGGGATAGGCGGAGGGGGATCCAATACCGTCCAGAGGATGAGCAAGCTCAACATAGTTGGCGCAGATCTTGTCGCCATAAACACTGACGGCAAGCACCTCAACACGCTCAATCCCTCGGTAAAGAGGGTGCTCATAGGCGGAACCCTGACCAGGGGGCTCGGCGCTGGAGGCTTCCCGGAAATGGGCGCAAAGGCGGCGGAATACTCCAAGGGCGAGATAGAGAGGGTAATAGGGGGAAGCAATCTTTTGTTCATAACAGCAGGCATGGGAGGCGGAACAGGCACAGGTGCCGCGCCGGTAGTAGCCGGCATCGCAAAGGAGGGCGGCTCCCTCGTAGTCGGCATAGTCACGTACCCGTTCGCGCTTGAGAGGGTTAGGCTGAGGACCGCGAAAAAGGGCATAGAGGAGCTCAGCAGGAACTGCGACACGCTCATAGTGATAGACAACCAGAAGCTCGTCGAGGTATACAAGAACCTAGCGATAGACCAGGCGTTCAAGGTGGCCGACGAGGTAGCATCAAGGGCTGTAAAGGGGATAACTGAGACGATAAACAGGCCAGGGCTCGTAAACATAGACTTCGCGGACATAAGGACGATAATGAGGAACGGCGGCCTGGCCATGATAAGCATAGGCGAGGGAAGGGGCCCTGGGCGCGTAGACGAGGTGGTGCAGAGCACCCTCAGGAACAAGCTGCTGGATGTGGATTACGAGGGCACCACCGGGATAATGATATACATAGTGGGAGGGGACGACCTTACCTTGGGTGAGGTGAACCAGATAGCGGCGAAGCTCTCTGAGAATTCCGCGCCCAACGCGAACGTGATATGGGGCGCGAGGATAGAGCCCGAATACAACGGAAGGGTAGAGGTAATAGCGATATTCACGGGGGTCAAGAGCCCGCAGATACTTTCCGGCGCAGAATCCGCAAAGGAATCTGCTGATGATTTCGGGCTTGGTGGAATCTGA
- the dph2 gene encoding diphthamide biosynthesis enzyme Dph2, producing MRILLQFPEGLKQKALEHARILESKGDEVFISASPTFGACDLALDEARSIKAEKLIHFGHGEFHHVDFNVEYVEYSIDAPLGLLEDSLDYLKGYERLGIVTTIQHVHQLDDIRSFYESRGKKISIGKPYGFAKRRGQILGCDVGSAATIDREVDAFVYFGGGLFHPLGALLSTTKPFLAIEPFAGSIDFIDGMREKYRKRSRGKVLASVNATRFGIMVSTKNGQHNMNLGKILKERIESKGLQAQLLVANTFDFGSLGNMLEFDAFVNTACPRMAIDDTERLPKPLLSANELMELLKMKEELKEIRNR from the coding sequence ATGAGAATATTGCTGCAGTTTCCTGAGGGCCTAAAGCAGAAGGCGCTTGAGCACGCCAGGATCCTCGAGAGCAAGGGAGATGAGGTTTTCATATCAGCGTCGCCCACTTTCGGGGCGTGCGACCTGGCGCTTGACGAGGCAAGGAGCATAAAGGCGGAGAAGCTGATCCATTTCGGCCACGGGGAGTTCCACCACGTGGATTTCAATGTTGAGTACGTTGAGTACAGCATAGACGCGCCCCTTGGGCTTCTCGAGGATTCGCTTGACTACCTTAAGGGCTACGAAAGGCTGGGCATAGTCACCACCATACAGCACGTGCACCAGCTTGACGACATACGCTCGTTTTACGAAAGCAGGGGTAAGAAAATAAGCATAGGAAAGCCGTACGGCTTCGCGAAGAGGCGGGGCCAGATACTAGGGTGCGACGTCGGCAGCGCCGCAACGATTGACAGGGAGGTTGATGCGTTCGTATATTTCGGCGGCGGACTTTTCCATCCGCTCGGGGCTCTGCTTTCGACAACGAAGCCCTTCCTTGCAATAGAGCCGTTCGCAGGCAGCATAGATTTCATAGACGGCATGAGGGAAAAATACAGGAAGAGGAGCAGGGGAAAGGTGCTTGCATCGGTAAACGCCACAAGGTTCGGCATAATGGTAAGCACTAAGAACGGGCAGCACAACATGAACCTTGGGAAGATACTCAAGGAAAGGATAGAGTCGAAGGGATTGCAGGCGCAGCTGCTTGTCGCAAACACGTTCGATTTCGGGTCGCTGGGCAACATGCTGGAATTCGACGCGTTTGTCAATACCGCATGCCCTAGGATGGCCATAGACGATACGGAAAGGCTGCCCAAGCCGCTGCTCAGCGCAAACGAGCTAATGGAGCTGCTCAAGATGAAGGAGGAGCTGAAGGAGATAAGGAACAGATGA